A single region of the Polyodon spathula isolate WHYD16114869_AA chromosome 12, ASM1765450v1, whole genome shotgun sequence genome encodes:
- the LOC121324008 gene encoding cyclin-dependent kinase 5 activator 1-like: MGTVLSLSPSYRKAGLFEDGPATVGHYTAVQNSKNAKDKNLKRSSIISILPWKRIVAVSAKKKSSKKVQPNSAYQNNITHLNNENLKKSLSCANLSTFAQDPAHIPGSKTSTNVVSSVKKTPVSNSNTAAGTPKRVIVQASTSELLRCLGEFLCRRCYRLKHLPPTDPVLWLRSVDRSLLLQGWQDQGFITPANVVFVYMLCRDVVSSEVATEHELQAVLLTCLYLSYSYMGNEISYPLKPFLIESAKEVFWDRCLSIINLMSTKMLQINSDAHYFTQVFADLKNESQKQEERSRLLIGLDR; encoded by the coding sequence ATGGGCACTGTACTCTCGCTCTCCCCCAGCTACAGGAAAGCCGGGCTGTTTGAAGATGGACCAGCCACTGTGGGCCACTACACAGCTGTGCAGAACAGCAAGAACGCGAAAGACAAGAACCTCAAGAGGAGCTCAATCATCTCCATTCTTCCCTGGAAGCGAATCGTAGCCGTCTCAGCAAAGAAAAAGAGTTCCAAGAAGGTGCAGCCCAACAGTGCCTACCAGAATAACATCACCCATCTCAACAATGAGAACTTGAAGAAATCTCTCTCCTGTGCCAACTTATCCACTTTTGCCCAGGATCCTGCCCATATCCCGGGATCCAAGACTTCGACCAACGTTGTATCTTCGGTCAAGAAGACACCCGTTTCCAACTCTAACACTGCCGCAGGGACCCCAAAAAGGGTCATTGTTCAAGCTTCCACCAGCGAGCTCTTGAGATGCCTGGGTGAGTTCCTCTGTAGGCGGTGTTACCGGCTGAAGCACCTGCCCCCTACGGATCCAGTGCTGTGGCTACGCAGTGTGGATCGATCTCTGCTTCTCCAGGGCTGGCAGGACCAGGGCTTCATCACGCCTGCCAACGTGGTCTTTGTCTACATGCTCTGTCGAGATGTTGTCTCCTCTGAAGTGGCCACCGAGCATGAACTGCAGGCCGTGCTGCTCACCTGTCTCTATCTCTCCTACTCCTACATGGGCAATGAGATCTCCTACCCACTCAAACCCTTCCTCATAGAGAGCGCTAAGGAGGTCTTCTGGGACCGTTGCCTGTCCATCATCAACCTGATGAGCACCAAGATGCTGCAGATCAACTCTGATGCCCACTACTTTACCCAGGTCTTTGCCGACCTCAAGAATGAAAGCCAGAAACAGGAAGAACGAAGCCGACTGCTCATTGGCCTGGACCGGTGA